Proteins found in one Miscanthus floridulus cultivar M001 chromosome 4, ASM1932011v1, whole genome shotgun sequence genomic segment:
- the LOC136548547 gene encoding uncharacterized protein: MPTGVFASDQYKPSVHYEEPEQTNDVPPTLGSGANQLAAPSDPKVMELEEDPATVLDPLTDWRMPYLDYLLREALRTDKTEARRLARRAKSFVLIEGELYKQSYTGILQRCIPIKRGKQLLSDIHGGVCEHHTAPRTLVKNTFRQGFYWPTVVVDAEQIVRTYEGC; the protein is encoded by the coding sequence ATGCCAACGGGCGTCTTTGCtagcgatcagtacaagccctcggtccactATGAGGAGCCGGAACAGACCAATGACGTGCCGCCCACCCTTGGCTCCGGGGCTAACCAGCTGgcggctccatccgaccccaaagtcatggagcttgaggaGGATCCAGCGACAGTGCTCGACCCTCTGAccgactggaggatgccttacctcgactacctcctccgtgaggcgctGCGGAcggacaaaacagaggctcggcgGCTCGcgcgtcgtgccaagtcctttgtccttattgagggcgagctctacaaGCAAAGCTACACCGGGATcttacagcgctgcatccccattaaacgagggaagcagttgctgagtgatatccacggtggggtctgcgagCACCACACcgcgcctagaaccctggtcaaaaacacattccgacaaggcttctactggccgaccgtagTAGTTgatgctgaacagattgtgcgcacctacgaagggtgttaa